In the Arachis ipaensis cultivar K30076 chromosome B10, Araip1.1, whole genome shotgun sequence genome, one interval contains:
- the LOC107621514 gene encoding galacturonosyltransferase 8 isoform X1, which produces MANSQTKGNRSFSFSFRVLTSAISIALCIFFTFSFLFTTHHYHHRHNNNIGSDGVARGFGSVTRSILALKTDPLKPRLDHIKKQAEDHRILALMYASYAKKLKLESSKVVRVFAELSRDFSYLMNKPQYTSLFGSDGVIDEAVLRQLEKEVKERIKTARQVVGEAKESFDNQLKIQKLKDTIFAVNEQLTKAKKQGAFSSLIAAKSIPKSLHCISMRLMEERIAHPEKYSDEGKPTAPELEDPKLYHYAIFSDNVVAASVVVNSATKNAKEPWKHVFHVVTDKMNLGAMQVMFKLKDYNGAHIEVKAVEDYTFLNSSYVPVLRQLESANLQKFYFENKLENATKDTTNMKFRNPKYLSILNHLRFYLPEMYPKLHRILFLDDDIVVQKDLTGLWKIDMDGKVNGAVETCFGSFHRYAQYMNFSHPLIKAKFNPKACAWAYGMNFFDLDAWRREKCTEEYHYWQNLNENRTLWKLGTLPPGLITFYSTTKPLEKSWHVLGLGYNPSISMEEINNAAVVHFNGNMKPWLDIAMNQFKPLWTKFVDFELEFVQSCNFGL; this is translated from the exons ATGGCAAACTCACAAACCAAAGGGAACCGGAGCTTCAGTTTCTCTTTTAGAGTCTTAACCTCTGCTATTTCCATTGCTCTCTGCATTTTTTTCACTTTCTCatttctcttcaccactcaccacTACCACCACCGCCACAACAACAACATC GGTTCTGATGGTGTTGCACGTGGATTTGGATCTGTAACGAGATCCATTCTGGCCTTGAAAACAGATCCATTGAAGCCTCGGTTGGACCACATCAAGAAGCAAGCCGAGGATCACCGCATACTTGCATTGATGTATGCATCCTATGCAAAGAAACTCAAGCTTGAGAGCTCCAAGGTTGTTAGAGTTTTTGCCGAACTCTCAAGGGACTTCTCGTATCTAATGAACAAACCTCAGTACACTTCCCTCTTCGGCTCTGATGGGGTAATCGATGAAGCAGTGCTTCGCCAATTGGAAAAGGAAGTAAAGGAGCGGATTAAGACAGCTCGCCAAGTAGTTGGTGAAGCCAAAGAATCATTTGATAATCAGCTAAAGATTCAGAAGTTGAAGGACACAATTTTCGCTGTGAATGAGCAGTTGACCAAGGCAAAGAAGCAAGGAGCTTTCTCCAGCTTGATTGCAGCTAAGTCAATCCCGAAGAGCTTGCACTGTATCTCAATGAGGTTGATGGAGGAGAGGATTGCACATCCAGAGAAGTATTCTGATGAGGGGAAGCCTACTGCTCCAGAACTCGAAGATCCTAAACTTTATCACTATGCCATATTCTCGGACAACGTCGTTGCAGCATCTGTTGTGGTCAATTCAGCCACAAAGAATGCAAAGGAACCGTGGAAACATGTGTTTCATGTTGTGACTGATAAGATGAATCTTGGAGCGATGCAAGTGATGTTTAAGTTGAAGGATTATAATGGGGCACATATTGAGGTTAAGGCAGTTGAAGACTACACGTTCCTGAATTCATCGTACGTGCCGGTGCTTCGACAGCTGGAATCTGCTAACCTGCAGAAATTTTACTTTGAAAACAAGCTTGAGAACGCCACAAAGGACACTACAAATATGAAATTCAGGAATCCAAAGTATTTGTCAATACTAAACCACCTGAGATTTTACTTGCCTGAGATGTATCCAAAGCTCCATAGGATTCTGTTTTTGGATGATGACATAGTGGTTCAGAAGGACCTTACTGGGTTATGGAAGATTGATATGGATGGCAAGGTGAATGGAGCTGTAGAAACATGTTTCGGATCATTCCATAGATATGCACAGTACATGAATTTCTCACACCCCTTGATAAAAGCAAAATTCAACCCTAAGGCTTGCGCATGGGCGTATGGAATGAATTTCTTTGATTTGGATGCTTGGAGAAGGGAAAAGTGCACGGAAGAGTACCATTATTGGCAGAATCTG AATGAGAACAGGACATTATGGAAACTAGGGACATTACCTCCAGGTCTTATCACATTCTACTCAACCACAAAGCCACTAGAGAAATCATGGCATGTTCTTGGGCTTGGTTATAACCCAAGCATCAGCATGGAAGAGATCAACAATGCGGCAGTGGTCCACTTCAATGGTAACATGAAACCATGGCTTGACATTGCTATGAATCAGTTTAAGCCACTTTGGACAAAGTTTGTTGACTTTGAGTTAGAGTTTGTTCAATCCTGCAATTTTGGTCTCTAA
- the LOC107621514 gene encoding galacturonosyltransferase 8 isoform X3, whose translation MYASYAKKLKLESSKVVRVFAELSRDFSYLMNKPQYTSLFGSDGVIDEAVLRQLEKEVKERIKTARQVVGEAKESFDNQLKIQKLKDTIFAVNEQLTKAKKQGAFSSLIAAKSIPKSLHCISMRLMEERIAHPEKYSDEGKPTAPELEDPKLYHYAIFSDNVVAASVVVNSATKNAKEPWKHVFHVVTDKMNLGAMQVMFKLKDYNGAHIEVKAVEDYTFLNSSYVPVLRQLESANLQKFYFENKLENATKDTTNMKFRNPKYLSILNHLRFYLPEMYPKLHRILFLDDDIVVQKDLTGLWKIDMDGKVNGAVETCFGSFHRYAQYMNFSHPLIKAKFNPKACAWAYGMNFFDLDAWRREKCTEEYHYWQNLNENRTLWKLGTLPPGLITFYSTTKPLEKSWHVLGLGYNPSISMEEINNAAVVHFNGNMKPWLDIAMNQFKPLWTKFVDFELEFVQSCNFGL comes from the exons ATGTATGCATCCTATGCAAAGAAACTCAAGCTTGAGAGCTCCAAGGTTGTTAGAGTTTTTGCCGAACTCTCAAGGGACTTCTCGTATCTAATGAACAAACCTCAGTACACTTCCCTCTTCGGCTCTGATGGGGTAATCGATGAAGCAGTGCTTCGCCAATTGGAAAAGGAAGTAAAGGAGCGGATTAAGACAGCTCGCCAAGTAGTTGGTGAAGCCAAAGAATCATTTGATAATCAGCTAAAGATTCAGAAGTTGAAGGACACAATTTTCGCTGTGAATGAGCAGTTGACCAAGGCAAAGAAGCAAGGAGCTTTCTCCAGCTTGATTGCAGCTAAGTCAATCCCGAAGAGCTTGCACTGTATCTCAATGAGGTTGATGGAGGAGAGGATTGCACATCCAGAGAAGTATTCTGATGAGGGGAAGCCTACTGCTCCAGAACTCGAAGATCCTAAACTTTATCACTATGCCATATTCTCGGACAACGTCGTTGCAGCATCTGTTGTGGTCAATTCAGCCACAAAGAATGCAAAGGAACCGTGGAAACATGTGTTTCATGTTGTGACTGATAAGATGAATCTTGGAGCGATGCAAGTGATGTTTAAGTTGAAGGATTATAATGGGGCACATATTGAGGTTAAGGCAGTTGAAGACTACACGTTCCTGAATTCATCGTACGTGCCGGTGCTTCGACAGCTGGAATCTGCTAACCTGCAGAAATTTTACTTTGAAAACAAGCTTGAGAACGCCACAAAGGACACTACAAATATGAAATTCAGGAATCCAAAGTATTTGTCAATACTAAACCACCTGAGATTTTACTTGCCTGAGATGTATCCAAAGCTCCATAGGATTCTGTTTTTGGATGATGACATAGTGGTTCAGAAGGACCTTACTGGGTTATGGAAGATTGATATGGATGGCAAGGTGAATGGAGCTGTAGAAACATGTTTCGGATCATTCCATAGATATGCACAGTACATGAATTTCTCACACCCCTTGATAAAAGCAAAATTCAACCCTAAGGCTTGCGCATGGGCGTATGGAATGAATTTCTTTGATTTGGATGCTTGGAGAAGGGAAAAGTGCACGGAAGAGTACCATTATTGGCAGAATCTG AATGAGAACAGGACATTATGGAAACTAGGGACATTACCTCCAGGTCTTATCACATTCTACTCAACCACAAAGCCACTAGAGAAATCATGGCATGTTCTTGGGCTTGGTTATAACCCAAGCATCAGCATGGAAGAGATCAACAATGCGGCAGTGGTCCACTTCAATGGTAACATGAAACCATGGCTTGACATTGCTATGAATCAGTTTAAGCCACTTTGGACAAAGTTTGTTGACTTTGAGTTAGAGTTTGTTCAATCCTGCAATTTTGGTCTCTAA
- the LOC107621514 gene encoding galacturonosyltransferase 8 isoform X2, with product MANSQTKGNRSFSFSFRVLTSAISIALCIFFTFSFLFTTHHYHHRHNNNIGSDGVARGFGSVTRSILALKTDPLKPRLDHIKKQAEDHRILALMYASYAKKLKLESSKVVRVFAELSRDFSYLMNKPQYTSLFGSDGVIDEAVLRQLEKEVKERIKTARQVVGEAKESFDNQLKIQKLKDTIFAVNEQLTKAKKQGAFSSLIAAKSIPKSLHCISMRLMEERIAHPEKYSDEGKPTAPELEDPKLYHYAIFSDNVVAASVVVNSATKNAKEPWKHVFHVVTDKMNLGAMQVMFKLKDYNGAHIEVKAVEDYTFLNSSYVPVLRQLESANLQKFYFENKLENATKDTTNMKFRNPKYLSILNHLRFYLPEMYPKLHRILFLDDDIVVQKDLTGLWKIDMDGKVNGAVETCFGSFHRYAQYMNFSHPLIKAKFNPKACAWAYGMNFFDLDAWRREKCTEEYHYWQNLIAT from the exons ATGGCAAACTCACAAACCAAAGGGAACCGGAGCTTCAGTTTCTCTTTTAGAGTCTTAACCTCTGCTATTTCCATTGCTCTCTGCATTTTTTTCACTTTCTCatttctcttcaccactcaccacTACCACCACCGCCACAACAACAACATC GGTTCTGATGGTGTTGCACGTGGATTTGGATCTGTAACGAGATCCATTCTGGCCTTGAAAACAGATCCATTGAAGCCTCGGTTGGACCACATCAAGAAGCAAGCCGAGGATCACCGCATACTTGCATTGATGTATGCATCCTATGCAAAGAAACTCAAGCTTGAGAGCTCCAAGGTTGTTAGAGTTTTTGCCGAACTCTCAAGGGACTTCTCGTATCTAATGAACAAACCTCAGTACACTTCCCTCTTCGGCTCTGATGGGGTAATCGATGAAGCAGTGCTTCGCCAATTGGAAAAGGAAGTAAAGGAGCGGATTAAGACAGCTCGCCAAGTAGTTGGTGAAGCCAAAGAATCATTTGATAATCAGCTAAAGATTCAGAAGTTGAAGGACACAATTTTCGCTGTGAATGAGCAGTTGACCAAGGCAAAGAAGCAAGGAGCTTTCTCCAGCTTGATTGCAGCTAAGTCAATCCCGAAGAGCTTGCACTGTATCTCAATGAGGTTGATGGAGGAGAGGATTGCACATCCAGAGAAGTATTCTGATGAGGGGAAGCCTACTGCTCCAGAACTCGAAGATCCTAAACTTTATCACTATGCCATATTCTCGGACAACGTCGTTGCAGCATCTGTTGTGGTCAATTCAGCCACAAAGAATGCAAAGGAACCGTGGAAACATGTGTTTCATGTTGTGACTGATAAGATGAATCTTGGAGCGATGCAAGTGATGTTTAAGTTGAAGGATTATAATGGGGCACATATTGAGGTTAAGGCAGTTGAAGACTACACGTTCCTGAATTCATCGTACGTGCCGGTGCTTCGACAGCTGGAATCTGCTAACCTGCAGAAATTTTACTTTGAAAACAAGCTTGAGAACGCCACAAAGGACACTACAAATATGAAATTCAGGAATCCAAAGTATTTGTCAATACTAAACCACCTGAGATTTTACTTGCCTGAGATGTATCCAAAGCTCCATAGGATTCTGTTTTTGGATGATGACATAGTGGTTCAGAAGGACCTTACTGGGTTATGGAAGATTGATATGGATGGCAAGGTGAATGGAGCTGTAGAAACATGTTTCGGATCATTCCATAGATATGCACAGTACATGAATTTCTCACACCCCTTGATAAAAGCAAAATTCAACCCTAAGGCTTGCGCATGGGCGTATGGAATGAATTTCTTTGATTTGGATGCTTGGAGAAGGGAAAAGTGCACGGAAGAGTACCATTATTGGCAGAATCTG ATTGCTACTTAA
- the LOC107621096 gene encoding putative pentatricopeptide repeat-containing protein At1g53330, with protein sequence MYLCCCVPEPLLCQVITLYGRNRLPSSAIRTFLSLGSFRCTPTVKSFNSLLNALLASRDFQNFSEFASRVMEFTQPDTCTFNILINAWCLRGNIDCAWKVFDEMRGRGVPPSEVTFRTLINGLCKSMRLQEALKLKEVMIKDHKLKPNVNVYTTLIKGGCVVGEMDRAFRIKDEMVRNNVKLDAAVYNTLMDALFKAGRKDEGWQILDEMNKSGCKPDLVTYNVMIAEFCREKNFEEVFRILDGMEGGGVKPDVVIYNVIIGWLCKTGKCNEANDLFQDMPRRGCTPDVVTYRTLFDGLCGWMHLSEAALILDEMLFKGYDPLSRSLNRFIDGMCSEGNFELLWTVLSSLSRKEDILNEDIWKVVVSMVFNPKELQENFDFELLDTLVVQYQT encoded by the coding sequence ATGTACTTGTGCTGCTGCGTCCCTGAACCCCTCCTCTGCCAAGTCATCACCCTCTATGGCCGCAACCGCCTCCCCTCCTCCGCCATCCGCACCTTCCTCTCCCTCGGTTCGTTCCGCTGCACGCCAACTGTCAAGTCCTTCAACTCCCTCCTCAATGCCCTCCTCGCCTCCCGCGATTTCCAGAATTTCTCAGAATTCGCGTCACGAGTAATGGAATTCACGCAGCCAGATACTTGCACGTTCAACATTCTGATCAATGCATGGTGCTTGAGAGGCAACATTGATTGTGCATggaaggtgtttgatgaaatgcgtGGCCGTGGTGTTCCGCCCAGCGAGGTTACTTTCAGGACTTTGATTAATGGTCTTTGCAAAAGCATGCGGCTGCAAGAGGCGCTGAAGTTGAAGGAGGTTATGATAAAGGATCATAAGTTGAAGCCTAATGTTAACGTGTACACCACACTGATCAAAGGTGGTTGTGTGGTTGGGGAGATGGATAGAGCCTTTAGGATCAAGGATGAGATGGTGAGAAACAATGTGAAGTTGGATGCTGCTGTTTATAACACACTGATGGACGCTCTTTTCAAGGCCGGGAGGAAGGATGAGGGGTGGCAGATTTTGGATGAGATGAACAAGAGTGGCTGCAAACCTGACTTGGTGACTTACAATGTGATGATTGCAGAGTTTTGCAGGGAGAAGAATTTCGAAGAAGTGTTTAGGATTTTGGATGGGATGGAAGGTGGTGGTGTGAAGCCTGATGTTGTGATCTACAATGTGATTATTGGTTGGCTGTGTAAGACAGGGAAATGTAATGAAGCGAATGATTTGTTTCAAGATATGCCAAGGCGAGGATGCACTCCGGATGTTGTGACTTATCGCACCCTTTTTGATGGTCTATGTGGATGGATGCATTTGAGTGAAGCTGCATTGATTTTGGACGAGATGTTGTTCAAAGGCTATGATCCTCTTTCTAGGAGTTTGAACAGATTTATAGATGGGATGTGCAGCGAAGGGAATTTTGAGTTGCTGTGGACAGTTTTGAGTAGTCTGAGTAGAAAGGAAGATATTTTGAATGAGGACATATGGAAAGTTGTGGTCTCCATGGTTTTCAATCCAAAGGAGCTGCAAGAAAACTTTGACTTTGAGCTTTTGGATACATTGGTTGTGCAATATCAAACATGA